One genomic region from Prochlorococcus marinus str. SB encodes:
- a CDS encoding YqeG family HAD IIIA-type phosphatase: MRSILKVNWDSNLPIYNISQSELQKKGINSLLLDVDGTLVNRKSNMIPKAVKNWIIESKKLFSLYLISNNPSKKRISKIAKELNLRYKYNASKPRKKVTLSAIKEIGREPKNIAIIGDRIFTDIIVGNRCDIKTILVKRLNRDGLPLKFNLTLTIEKLISHFIK; this comes from the coding sequence ATGAGATCTATCCTAAAAGTCAATTGGGATTCAAACTTACCAATATATAATATTTCTCAATCTGAGTTGCAAAAAAAAGGGATTAATTCTTTATTGCTGGACGTGGATGGGACTCTAGTAAATAGAAAATCAAATATGATCCCAAAAGCTGTAAAAAATTGGATCATAGAATCTAAAAAACTTTTCTCCTTATATCTAATAAGTAATAATCCATCAAAAAAAAGAATTTCAAAAATAGCGAAAGAATTAAATTTAAGATATAAATACAATGCATCAAAACCTAGAAAAAAAGTAACTTTGTCTGCTATCAAAGAAATTGGCAGAGAGCCAAAAAATATAGCCATTATTGGCGACAGAATTTTTACAGATATTATTGTTGGGAATAGATGTGATATAAAAACAATATTAGTTAAGAGATTAAATAGAGACGGCTTGCCTTTAAAATTTAATTTAACTTTGACAATAGAAAAATTAATTTCTCATTTTATAAAATGA
- a CDS encoding DUF3727 domain-containing protein, producing MKEANLNDNYDAQTLLLNDSNGNKLFCYLEQLVSVEDQEYALLTPVDTPVSLFKINEKDEPELIEKIDKNEQILKNAEAVLQEHDLRLIRSAVTLTVSGELEEPIYDELEEDYVDDDSESYELLVNFNLFDQEYGLYIPLDPFFIVGKLKDKGALLVEDDEFDKIQPLIETELEKSSS from the coding sequence ATGAAAGAAGCCAATTTAAATGATAATTATGATGCACAGACTCTTTTATTAAATGACTCAAATGGGAACAAGCTATTTTGTTATCTTGAACAATTGGTAAGTGTTGAAGACCAAGAATATGCTTTATTAACGCCAGTTGATACACCAGTAAGTCTTTTTAAGATAAATGAAAAAGATGAACCTGAACTAATTGAGAAAATAGATAAAAATGAACAAATACTAAAAAATGCTGAAGCAGTTCTTCAAGAGCATGATTTAAGACTTATAAGATCAGCAGTTACATTAACAGTATCAGGAGAACTTGAAGAACCAATTTACGATGAATTAGAAGAAGATTACGTAGATGATGATAGTGAGAGTTATGAATTGCTCGTTAACTTTAATCTTTTTGACCAAGAATATGGCTTATATATACCACTAGATCCTTTTTTTATTGTTGGTAAATTAAAAGACAAAGGTGCCTTATTAGTTGAAGATGATGAGTTCGATAAAATTCAACCTTTGATTGAAACTGAGCTTGAAAAAAGTAGTTCTTAA
- the leuB gene encoding 3-isopropylmalate dehydrogenase, translated as MNKYKIVLLSGDGIGPEISEVSKKVLKKLSKNHNFDIEIIEKLFGGIAYEKYGTPAPDETLDQCKKSDAVLLACVGDIKYDSLARELRPESGLLKLRSALNLFANIRPVKIRKSLLESSTLKKEIVEHVDLIVVRELIGGIYFGKPRGHITNTKIPKAFNTMVYDSTEIERITEIAIKIANQRNKKICSVDKSNVLEVSQLWRDTVLNITLKDKNISLSNMYVDNAAMQLVRDPGQFDVILTSNLFGDILSDLAAMLTGSIGMLPSASLNNNGPGVFEPVHGSAPDIAGKNIANPIAMLLSASMMLKIGLNEEEAAENLETAIDKVLSKGFRTADLADGSNEVLSCSEIGDKILDEI; from the coding sequence ATGAATAAATATAAGATTGTTTTATTGTCAGGAGACGGAATTGGACCAGAGATTTCAGAAGTTTCAAAAAAAGTTTTAAAAAAGCTTTCAAAAAATCATAATTTCGATATTGAGATTATTGAAAAATTATTTGGAGGGATAGCGTATGAAAAATATGGTACTCCTGCTCCAGATGAGACACTAGATCAATGCAAAAAAAGTGATGCAGTACTTTTAGCATGTGTTGGAGATATAAAATATGATTCGCTTGCAAGAGAATTAAGACCAGAAAGTGGGTTACTAAAGTTAAGATCTGCCTTAAACCTTTTCGCAAATATCAGGCCTGTCAAAATAAGAAAATCTCTCTTGGAATCAAGTACATTAAAAAAAGAAATCGTTGAGCATGTAGATCTTATTGTTGTAAGAGAATTAATAGGGGGAATTTATTTTGGAAAACCAAGAGGACATATAACAAATACAAAAATCCCAAAAGCTTTCAATACGATGGTTTATGATTCGACCGAAATAGAAAGAATAACTGAAATAGCAATAAAAATTGCCAACCAAAGAAATAAAAAAATATGTTCTGTTGATAAATCAAACGTTCTTGAGGTTAGTCAATTGTGGAGAGATACAGTTTTAAATATCACCTTAAAAGATAAAAATATATCTCTAAGCAATATGTACGTCGATAATGCAGCAATGCAATTAGTTAGAGATCCTGGTCAATTTGATGTGATTTTAACTAGTAATTTATTTGGAGATATTTTAAGCGATTTAGCCGCAATGTTAACTGGTTCTATTGGTATGCTTCCATCTGCTTCTTTAAACAATAATGGTCCAGGCGTTTTTGAACCTGTTCATGGTTCGGCTCCTGATATAGCCGGTAAAAACATTGCTAATCCTATTGCAATGCTTTTATCTGCTTCCATGATGTTAAAAATTGGATTAAATGAAGAAGAAGCTGCAGAAAATTTAGAAACTGCCATTGATAAAGTTTTATCAAAAGGTTTTAGAACAGCAGATTTAGCTGATGGGTCTAATGAAGTTTTATCTTGCAGTGAAATCGGAGATAAAATATTGGATGAAATTTAA
- the ruvX gene encoding Holliday junction resolvase RuvX, whose protein sequence is MKFCKPKPKSILSLDIGTKRIGLAYCDPLCITSNILPAVKRFENNKEIKIIRNYINEFNLTGFIVGIPLDEEGQMTTQAIDCKNYGQLLSNELRLPFSYVNEHSSTWESSERFGIKKDKSGLIDSFSAKIILEQWIEEGPELEEITGKHQIKY, encoded by the coding sequence GTGAAATTCTGCAAACCCAAACCCAAGTCAATTTTGAGTTTGGATATAGGTACCAAAAGAATAGGATTAGCCTATTGTGATCCCCTCTGCATAACATCAAATATACTTCCAGCAGTAAAACGATTTGAAAATAATAAAGAGATTAAAATAATTAGAAATTATATAAATGAATTTAATTTGACTGGTTTTATTGTGGGTATTCCGCTAGATGAGGAAGGTCAAATGACCACTCAAGCTATTGACTGTAAAAATTATGGTCAATTACTTTCAAATGAATTAAGGCTTCCATTTTCTTATGTCAACGAACATAGTTCAACTTGGGAATCTTCAGAAAGATTTGGAATAAAAAAAGATAAATCCGGATTGATTGATAGTTTTTCAGCAAAAATAATACTTGAACAATGGATCGAAGAAGGTCCTGAATTAGAAGAAATAACTGGTAAACATCAGATAAAATATTAG
- the proB gene encoding glutamate 5-kinase — MKTWVIKIGTSILRGTEETSTEEVIENLSRSFASFLSKGNKLVLVTSGAVGLGCQKLNLKTRPNDLSTLQATAAVGQVNLMSLYDKVFNKLGHNIAQILITKADFNSRESFNNASKTLKRLIDLNVIPIVNENDTVANEELKYGDNDTLSALVALAINANKLILLTDIENLYSKDPRNNKDAQPIKEVHNSELKEIKNKNIHNSNNEWGTGGISTKLISAEIATKGGVEVQLVDGTNKKNLIEIFNDNKIGTLFYPVEKPIGNKKSWLSHAIQTVGKITLDDGASFAIKKKGASLLAVGVKNVEGNFTINQAVKIVNKNNKEVAKGLVSISSDKLRSILNNKENNNSSIIVVHRDVLALS, encoded by the coding sequence ATGAAAACTTGGGTTATAAAAATTGGGACTAGTATTTTAAGAGGAACAGAGGAAACATCTACAGAAGAAGTTATTGAAAACCTTTCTAGATCGTTTGCAAGTTTTCTTTCGAAAGGAAACAAGTTAGTTTTAGTAACTAGTGGAGCCGTTGGATTAGGTTGCCAAAAATTAAATCTTAAAACGAGACCAAATGATTTAAGTACACTTCAAGCTACAGCTGCAGTAGGTCAAGTTAATTTAATGTCCTTATACGATAAAGTATTTAATAAATTAGGTCATAATATTGCTCAAATTTTAATAACTAAAGCTGATTTCAATTCACGAGAATCTTTTAATAACGCTTCTAAAACTTTAAAAAGATTAATCGATTTGAATGTTATTCCAATAGTAAATGAAAATGATACCGTAGCAAATGAAGAGCTTAAATATGGAGATAATGATACCCTCTCTGCTTTAGTTGCCTTGGCTATAAATGCTAACAAGCTTATTTTATTAACCGATATTGAAAATCTATACTCAAAAGATCCACGTAATAATAAAGATGCGCAACCTATCAAGGAAGTTCATAATAGTGAATTAAAGGAAATTAAAAATAAAAATATTCACAACTCAAATAATGAATGGGGAACAGGAGGAATTTCTACAAAATTAATTTCTGCAGAAATAGCAACAAAAGGAGGAGTCGAAGTCCAACTTGTTGATGGAACTAATAAAAAAAACTTAATTGAAATATTTAATGATAATAAAATTGGAACTTTATTTTATCCAGTAGAAAAACCTATTGGGAACAAAAAAAGTTGGCTTTCTCATGCAATTCAAACAGTAGGGAAAATAACTCTAGATGATGGCGCTTCTTTTGCAATTAAAAAAAAAGGTGCCTCACTTTTAGCGGTAGGTGTTAAGAATGTAGAAGGAAACTTTACGATTAATCAGGCAGTTAAAATCGTAAATAAAAATAATAAAGAAGTTGCAAAAGGTTTAGTATCAATAAGTAGCGACAAATTAAGAAGTATCTTAAATAATAAAGAAAATAACAACTCCTCGATAATAGTCGTACATAGAGATGTTCTTGCTCTCTCTTAG
- the lpxD gene encoding UDP-3-O-(3-hydroxymyristoyl)glucosamine N-acyltransferase, giving the protein MLLSDLVDLIKKGNSNFISANIFEDLNIDDAASLDAAVKHQISFLEENNILKEKLDQTKASAIITTNNNGIVSALNKLNISNIIVKNPRIAFAEVLDCLYKTINFKPGIHASAVIDKTAIIGADCHIGPNVYIGENTVIGDNNHILPGSSILGNVRIGNNNIIHPNCVIYENTTLKNNCVINSNSVIGSEGFGFIPENGKWVKMPQKGGVKIMSFVEIGTNCCIDRPAVGFTFIDEGTKLDNLIQIGHGVKIGKNCAFAAQVGIAGGANIGDGVILAGQVGVNNRVKVGNNVIASSKCGIHCDIEDGKVISGFPAMENKSWLRSSSIFKKLPELAKKLRQLDKQ; this is encoded by the coding sequence ATGCTTTTAAGTGATTTAGTTGATCTAATAAAAAAAGGAAATTCAAATTTTATTAGTGCCAATATTTTCGAAGATTTAAATATAGATGATGCTGCCTCATTAGATGCTGCAGTTAAACATCAAATATCTTTTTTAGAAGAAAATAATATTCTTAAAGAAAAATTAGATCAAACTAAAGCATCAGCAATAATAACTACTAACAACAATGGAATCGTTAGTGCCCTAAACAAACTTAATATCTCAAATATAATCGTTAAAAATCCAAGAATTGCATTTGCAGAAGTATTGGATTGTTTATATAAAACTATCAATTTCAAACCAGGAATTCATGCTTCAGCAGTTATAGATAAAACAGCAATAATTGGAGCAGATTGCCATATTGGACCTAATGTCTATATTGGAGAAAATACTGTAATTGGAGACAATAATCATATTCTTCCTGGATCATCAATTTTAGGCAATGTTCGAATAGGTAATAATAATATAATTCATCCAAATTGTGTTATTTATGAAAATACCACTCTAAAAAATAATTGTGTAATTAATTCAAATTCTGTTATTGGATCAGAGGGATTTGGTTTTATTCCTGAAAATGGCAAATGGGTAAAGATGCCGCAAAAAGGTGGTGTAAAAATAATGAGTTTTGTAGAAATTGGAACTAATTGTTGTATTGATAGACCAGCAGTTGGATTTACTTTTATTGATGAGGGAACAAAGTTGGATAATTTAATACAAATAGGTCATGGCGTAAAAATTGGAAAGAATTGTGCATTTGCAGCTCAAGTTGGTATCGCTGGAGGAGCAAATATTGGAGATGGTGTTATTTTGGCAGGGCAAGTAGGAGTCAATAATAGAGTAAAAGTTGGTAATAATGTCATTGCGAGTTCAAAATGCGGAATCCATTGTGACATTGAAGATGGCAAGGTAATTAGTGGTTTCCCCGCGATGGAAAATAAATCATGGCTAAGGAGTTCAAGTATTTTTAAAAAATTACCAGAATTAGCAAAAAAACTTAGACAATTAGACAAGCAATAA
- a CDS encoding thylakoid membrane photosystem I accumulation factor has translation MKIIQWILIALIFISPYKANASRDSDSYDGNIFPIYAGNGSIVPPLTTLQESLKNKRVAVLFFYLDDSSDSKAMAPIISGLDLIWRNNIDIIALTTDELQAKEKSDLRNEPNYYWNGLIPQTIILNSDGEVKYDQNGMINIDELNKVIGELKGIDIEDTTFSVESFNEYNSIISEKKDKNKN, from the coding sequence ATGAAAATAATTCAATGGATCCTAATAGCATTAATTTTTATAAGTCCATATAAAGCAAATGCCTCTAGAGATTCTGATAGTTACGATGGCAACATCTTTCCCATATACGCAGGAAATGGGTCTATAGTTCCTCCCCTGACAACTCTTCAGGAATCATTAAAAAATAAAAGAGTCGCAGTTTTATTTTTTTATCTTGACGATAGCTCAGATAGTAAAGCTATGGCTCCGATAATATCCGGTTTAGATTTGATATGGAGAAATAATATTGATATCATTGCTCTAACAACTGATGAATTACAGGCTAAAGAAAAGTCTGATCTTAGAAATGAACCTAATTATTATTGGAACGGATTAATTCCACAAACCATTATTTTAAATAGTGATGGTGAAGTTAAATATGATCAAAATGGAATGATTAATATCGATGAATTAAACAAAGTTATAGGAGAACTAAAAGGAATTGATATAGAAGATACGACATTTTCTGTAGAAAGTTTTAATGAATACAACAGTATCATTTCTGAAAAAAAAGATAAAAACAAAAACTAG